In a genomic window of Saccharothrix sp. HUAS TT1:
- a CDS encoding helix-turn-helix domain-containing protein, which produces MASVSPTVAGWELGLRLRERRELMDITAASAAKAIHTGQSFVSGVETGRVKINARKLAELAAVLDFDELELEELQELREAAGRRAWWSPYSAMFSADVLRYFGFEHGAEGIRAYNAGLISGLLQTQAYALAVMHGGGPSIRLAEANRRVEVRMKRQERLDDQDDPLRLTALITESALRQRVGGREVMVGQLRHLADKIHQLPDTVDVRIIPFTADYYNALGGSSFYIFGFASSRLPEVVWQETITSTDLIDQPMRMREYSLAHDQALGYALGRAESLDLIGQIRRELE; this is translated from the coding sequence ATGGCATCGGTATCGCCCACTGTCGCCGGCTGGGAACTCGGGCTGCGGCTGCGAGAGCGGCGTGAACTCATGGACATCACGGCGGCCTCTGCGGCGAAGGCGATCCACACCGGGCAGTCGTTCGTGTCGGGTGTCGAGACCGGCCGGGTCAAGATCAATGCCCGCAAGCTGGCCGAACTCGCCGCCGTCCTCGACTTCGATGAGCTGGAACTGGAAGAACTGCAGGAACTCCGCGAGGCAGCGGGCAGGCGCGCCTGGTGGAGCCCCTACTCGGCCATGTTCAGCGCCGATGTGTTGCGCTACTTCGGCTTCGAGCACGGCGCGGAGGGCATCCGCGCCTACAACGCCGGTCTGATCAGCGGATTGCTGCAGACCCAGGCGTACGCCCTGGCGGTCATGCACGGCGGCGGTCCGAGCATCCGGCTCGCCGAGGCGAACCGACGGGTCGAGGTGCGGATGAAGCGGCAGGAGCGGCTTGACGACCAGGACGACCCGCTCCGGCTCACCGCGCTGATCACCGAGTCCGCGCTGAGGCAGCGGGTCGGCGGGCGCGAGGTGATGGTCGGGCAGCTCCGCCACCTGGCGGACAAGATCCACCAACTGCCGGACACGGTGGACGTGCGGATCATCCCGTTCACCGCCGACTACTACAACGCGCTGGGTGGTTCGAGCTTCTACATCTTCGGCTTCGCCAGCAGCCGACTGCCCGAGGTGGTGTGGCAGGAGACCATCACGTCGACCGATCTGATCGATCAACCGATGCGGATGCGCGAGTACAGTCTCGCTCACGACCAGGCCCTGGGTTACGCCCTCGGCCGAGCGGAATCGCTTGACCTGATCGGGCAGATACGCAGGGAGCTTGAGTGA
- a CDS encoding DUF397 domain-containing protein produces MKERTGRSGWFKSSRSADNPACVEVRFAPPTIDVRDSKHPAGPVLSFPRTAWAQFTRAAATP; encoded by the coding sequence GTGAAGGAGCGCACCGGCCGGAGCGGCTGGTTCAAGTCGAGCCGCAGTGCCGACAACCCGGCCTGCGTCGAGGTCCGGTTCGCACCCCCGACCATCGACGTCCGCGACTCCAAGCACCCCGCCGGCCCGGTGCTGTCCTTCCCCCGCACCGCGTGGGCGCAGTTCACCCGCGCGGCAGCCACTCCTTGA
- a CDS encoding alpha/beta fold hydrolase, whose protein sequence is MTTLDHWGGTSRHVDLDGPVHYVDFGGDGPPVVLVHGLGGSHLNWCLLAPHLVDRHRVLAVDLAGFGLTHPEGRATTVPANARLLDRFLAEVVGEPVVLVGNSMGGMVSILHAARRPASVDALVLLDPALPLPLGARLDPQVAASFAMYAVPGLGQWFLAKSRAGVSTRRQVKRVLNLVCANAKSVPEEMVLASMSLLEQRAEVPGLDEAFLAAARSVVWTGATSRRYYTAMSRVRAPVYLMAGEADRLVPLASARAAARRNPSWRFDVLEGVGHVPQLEVPELVASKIKEWLPRG, encoded by the coding sequence ATGACCACACTCGACCACTGGGGCGGGACGAGCCGGCACGTCGACCTCGACGGCCCGGTGCACTACGTCGACTTCGGCGGCGACGGGCCTCCCGTGGTGCTCGTGCACGGTCTGGGCGGGTCGCACCTCAACTGGTGCCTGCTCGCGCCGCACCTGGTCGACCGGCACCGCGTGCTGGCCGTCGACCTGGCCGGGTTCGGGCTCACCCACCCGGAGGGGCGCGCCACGACGGTGCCCGCGAACGCCCGGCTGCTGGACCGGTTCCTGGCCGAGGTCGTCGGCGAGCCGGTGGTGCTCGTCGGCAACTCGATGGGCGGAATGGTCTCGATCCTGCACGCCGCCCGCCGCCCGGCGTCGGTGGACGCGCTGGTCCTGCTCGACCCGGCCCTGCCGCTGCCGCTCGGCGCCCGGCTGGACCCGCAGGTGGCGGCGTCGTTCGCGATGTACGCCGTGCCGGGGCTGGGGCAGTGGTTCCTGGCGAAGTCGCGGGCCGGGGTGTCGACGCGCAGGCAGGTCAAGCGGGTGCTCAACCTGGTGTGCGCCAACGCGAAGTCGGTGCCGGAGGAGATGGTCCTGGCGTCGATGTCGTTGCTGGAGCAGCGCGCCGAGGTGCCGGGGTTGGACGAGGCGTTCCTGGCGGCGGCCCGGTCGGTGGTGTGGACGGGCGCGACCAGCCGCCGGTACTACACGGCGATGAGCCGGGTGCGGGCGCCGGTGTACCTGATGGCGGGGGAGGCGGACCGCCTGGTGCCCCTGGCATCGGCCCGCGCGGCGGCCCGGCGCAACCCGTCGTGGCGGTTCGACGTGCTGGAGGGCGTCGGCCACGTGCCGCAGCTGGAGGTGCCCGAGCTGGTGGCCTCGAAGATCAAGGAGTGGCTGCCGCGCGGGTGA
- a CDS encoding Tex family protein, translating to MTTAIHQRIADELGVRAGQVSAAVDLLDGGSTVPFIARYRKEATGMLDDAQLRTLEERLGYLRELEERRAAVLESIRSQGKLDEALEASILAADSKARLEDLYLPYKPKRRTKAQIAREQGLEPLADGLLADPTRNPQEVAAAYVTEEVADVAAALQGARAILVERFGEDGDLIGELRERMWGQGLLASKVREGKEEDGAKFSDYFDFSEPFTKLPSHRILALLRGEKEEVLDLQFDPADEDEPTGYEARIASRFGVDDQGRPADRWLSDTVRWAWRTRILVHLGIDLRSRLRAFAEDEAVKVFASNLRDLLLAAPAGTRATMGLDPGFRTGVKVAVVDATGKVLDTDVIYPHVPANRWDESIAKLAVLAEKHDVELISIGNGTASRETDKLAADLLKRHPELKLTKAVVSEAGASVYSASAFASAELPGMDVSLRGAVSIARRLQDPLAELVKIDPKSIGVGQYQHDLAEAKLSRSLDAVVEDCVNAVGVDLNTASVPLLTRVSGITAGLAENIVLHRDSNGPFRSRKALKDVARLGPKAFEQCAGFLRIPNGDDPLDASSVHPEAYPVVRRMQERAGAEQLIGNTAVLKSLRPHDFVDDTFGLPTVTDILRELEKPGRDPRPAFKTATFAEGVEKIADLKPGMVLEGVVTNVAAFGAFVDVGVHQDGLVHISALSNTYVKDPRDVVKSGDVVRVKVLEVDIPRKRIGLTLRLEDEPGRKPPREQQPRDGQRGGQRGGQGGGQGKRGGGGGGGRQQERPPANGAMAEALRRAGLGGGR from the coding sequence GTGACCACAGCCATTCACCAGAGGATCGCCGACGAGCTGGGTGTGCGGGCCGGGCAGGTCAGCGCCGCCGTCGACCTGCTCGACGGTGGTTCCACCGTTCCGTTCATCGCCCGCTACCGCAAGGAAGCGACCGGCATGCTGGACGACGCCCAGCTGCGCACGCTGGAGGAGCGGCTGGGCTACCTCCGGGAGCTGGAGGAGCGGCGCGCGGCTGTGCTCGAGTCCATCCGGTCGCAGGGCAAGCTGGACGAGGCGCTGGAAGCCTCGATCCTGGCCGCCGACTCCAAGGCCCGGCTGGAAGACCTCTACCTGCCCTACAAGCCGAAGCGGCGGACCAAGGCGCAGATCGCGCGCGAGCAGGGCCTGGAGCCGCTGGCCGACGGCCTGCTGGCCGACCCGACCCGGAACCCGCAGGAGGTGGCGGCGGCGTACGTGACCGAGGAGGTCGCGGACGTCGCCGCCGCGCTGCAGGGCGCGCGGGCGATCCTGGTCGAGCGGTTCGGCGAGGACGGCGACCTCATCGGCGAGCTGCGGGAGCGCATGTGGGGCCAGGGCCTGCTGGCGTCCAAGGTCCGGGAGGGCAAGGAGGAGGACGGCGCGAAGTTCTCCGACTACTTCGACTTCTCCGAGCCGTTCACCAAGCTGCCCTCGCACCGCATCCTCGCGCTGCTGCGCGGTGAGAAGGAAGAGGTGCTGGACCTCCAGTTCGACCCGGCCGACGAGGACGAGCCGACCGGCTACGAGGCGCGCATCGCGTCCCGCTTCGGCGTGGACGACCAGGGCCGCCCGGCGGACCGCTGGCTCAGCGACACCGTCCGCTGGGCGTGGCGCACCCGCATCCTGGTGCACCTCGGCATCGACCTGCGGTCGCGGCTGCGGGCGTTCGCCGAGGACGAGGCCGTGAAGGTGTTCGCGTCCAACCTGCGCGACCTGCTGCTGGCCGCGCCGGCGGGCACCCGCGCCACGATGGGCCTGGACCCCGGCTTCCGGACCGGCGTGAAGGTGGCCGTGGTCGACGCGACCGGCAAGGTCCTCGACACCGACGTGATCTACCCGCACGTGCCCGCGAACCGGTGGGACGAGTCGATCGCCAAGCTGGCGGTGCTGGCGGAGAAGCACGACGTCGAGCTGATCTCGATCGGCAACGGCACCGCGTCGCGGGAGACCGACAAGCTCGCCGCCGACCTGCTCAAGCGGCACCCCGAGCTGAAGCTGACCAAGGCGGTGGTGTCGGAGGCGGGCGCGTCGGTGTACTCGGCGTCGGCGTTCGCGTCCGCCGAGCTGCCCGGGATGGACGTGTCGCTGCGCGGCGCGGTGTCCATCGCCCGCCGGTTGCAGGACCCGCTGGCCGAGCTGGTCAAGATCGACCCGAAGTCGATCGGCGTCGGCCAGTACCAGCACGACCTGGCCGAGGCGAAGCTGTCCCGCTCGCTGGACGCGGTGGTCGAGGACTGCGTGAACGCGGTCGGCGTCGACCTGAACACGGCGTCGGTGCCGCTGCTGACCAGGGTCTCCGGCATCACCGCGGGCCTGGCCGAGAACATCGTGCTGCACCGCGACAGCAACGGGCCGTTCCGCTCGCGCAAGGCGTTGAAGGACGTGGCGCGGCTCGGCCCGAAGGCGTTCGAGCAGTGCGCGGGCTTCCTGCGCATCCCGAACGGCGACGACCCGCTGGACGCGTCCTCCGTGCACCCCGAGGCGTACCCGGTGGTGCGGCGGATGCAGGAGCGCGCGGGCGCGGAGCAGCTGATCGGCAACACGGCGGTGCTCAAGTCGCTGCGCCCGCACGACTTCGTGGACGACACGTTCGGCCTGCCGACCGTCACCGACATCCTGCGCGAGCTGGAGAAGCCGGGGCGCGACCCGCGACCCGCGTTCAAGACGGCGACGTTCGCCGAGGGCGTGGAGAAGATCGCCGACCTCAAGCCGGGCATGGTGCTGGAGGGCGTGGTGACGAACGTGGCCGCGTTCGGCGCGTTCGTGGACGTCGGCGTGCACCAGGACGGCCTGGTGCACATCTCGGCGCTGTCCAACACCTACGTCAAGGACCCGCGGGACGTGGTGAAGTCCGGTGACGTGGTGCGGGTGAAGGTGCTGGAGGTCGACATCCCGCGCAAGCGGATCGGGTTGACGCTGCGGCTGGAGGACGAGCCGGGCCGCAAGCCGCCGCGCGAGCAGCAGCCGCGGGACGGTCAGCGCGGTGGTCAGCGCGGCGGTCAAGGCGGTGGTCAGGGCAAGCGCGGCGGCGGTGGCGGCGGTGGCCGTCAGCAGGAGCGCCCGCCGGCGAACGGCGCGATGGCCGAAGCGCTGCGCCGCGCGGGGCTTGGCGGCGGCCGATAG
- a CDS encoding NAD-dependent epimerase/dehydratase family protein, with product MRVVVTGASGNVGTALRRVLTDHTVVGVARRVPPGATGWVSCDIGAPAAEDVLARAFEGADAVVHLAWAIQPTSGEPDMRRTNITGSAHVLRAAERAGVRHVVVASSVAAYTPSARPVDESWPCGGVSGSAYSLQKAELERLLVGRDGIAVVRPCAVVQPDAGGEIGRWVLSPFVPASLVGRPWLPVPLWPGLRAQVVHSQDVARAIRLILERRAVGAFNVAADPVLPARELASVLGGFRAPVPLAALRALAWPTWRLGLQPMHPGWLRLADRAALMDCGRLRALGWEPEHEPRAALAAFAAAVAEGRGTWGPLAPLRVERWRRAGFGRPAHQSQGDVR from the coding sequence ATGAGGGTCGTCGTCACGGGTGCCAGCGGCAACGTGGGGACGGCCCTGCGCCGCGTGCTCACCGACCACACCGTGGTCGGTGTCGCGCGGCGGGTCCCGCCGGGCGCGACCGGGTGGGTGAGCTGCGACATCGGCGCGCCGGCCGCCGAGGACGTGCTCGCGCGGGCGTTCGAGGGCGCGGACGCGGTGGTGCACCTGGCGTGGGCCATCCAGCCCACGTCGGGTGAGCCGGACATGCGGCGCACGAACATCACCGGCAGCGCACACGTGCTGCGCGCGGCGGAACGCGCGGGTGTGCGGCACGTCGTGGTGGCGTCGTCGGTGGCGGCCTACACGCCCTCGGCCCGGCCGGTGGACGAGTCGTGGCCGTGCGGCGGGGTGAGCGGCAGCGCGTACAGCCTGCAGAAGGCCGAGCTGGAGCGGCTGCTGGTCGGTCGGGACGGGATCGCGGTGGTGCGGCCGTGCGCGGTCGTGCAGCCGGACGCGGGCGGTGAGATCGGCCGGTGGGTGCTGAGCCCGTTCGTGCCCGCCTCGCTGGTCGGGCGGCCGTGGCTGCCGGTGCCGCTGTGGCCGGGGCTGCGGGCGCAGGTCGTGCACTCGCAGGACGTGGCGCGGGCGATCCGGCTGATCCTGGAGCGGCGCGCGGTCGGCGCGTTCAACGTCGCCGCCGACCCGGTGCTGCCCGCCCGCGAACTGGCGTCGGTGCTCGGCGGGTTCAGGGCGCCGGTGCCGCTGGCGGCGTTGCGGGCGCTGGCCTGGCCGACGTGGCGGCTCGGGCTCCAGCCGATGCACCCCGGCTGGTTGCGGTTGGCGGACCGGGCGGCGCTGATGGACTGCGGTCGGCTGCGCGCGTTGGGGTGGGAGCCGGAGCACGAGCCCCGGGCGGCGTTGGCCGCGTTCGCGGCGGCGGTCGCCGAAGGGCGTGGGACGTGGGGGCCGCTCGCGCCCCTGCGGGTGGAGCGGTGGCGCCGAGCGGGTTTCGGCCGGCCGGCGCATCAGAGCCAGGGAGACGTGCGTTGA